A section of the Veillonella criceti genome encodes:
- the gyrB gene encoding DNA topoisomerase (ATP-hydrolyzing) subunit B, whose product MAEQNYSADNIQVLEGLEAVRCRPGMYIGSTSSKGLHHLVYEVVDNSVDEALAGYCTHIEVTINEDNSVTVVDDGRGIPCGMHETGVPAVELVLTKLHAGGKFGGGGYKVSGGLHGVGISVVNALSEWTIVKVRQDGKEHEITFERGYLKSPLKVIGEATDTGTTVIFKPDAEIFETTVFDFAVLRTRLQELAFLNKGLRITLSDKRAEEPIVESFMYEGGIVSFVEFLNENKDVVNPTIIDVENTRDDVVVDVAFQYNDGYSENLLSFVNNINTIDGGTHLSGFRSALTRTLNDYGRKAGLIKENESNLSGDDVREGLTAVVSVKVLNPQFEGQTKAKLGNSEVKGITDTVVSEGLKTFLEEHPAEAKRIIDKATTANRAREAARKARELTRRKNALEISSLPGKLADCSEKDPMMTEIYLVEGDSAGGSAKQGRDRRYQAILPLRGKILNVEKARLDKILANNEIRSMITAFGTGIGEEFDLAKSRYHKIIIMTDADVDGAHIRTLLLTFFYRYMKPLIEEGRVYIAQPPLYQIKKGKGHWYVYSDAEMAAKLDEIGRDNITIQRYKGLGEMNPEQLWETTMNPENRTILQVSLEDSIEADKIFSVLMGDKVEPRRKFIEDNAKLVRNLDL is encoded by the coding sequence ATGGCAGAACAAAATTATAGTGCCGATAATATACAGGTCTTAGAAGGTCTGGAAGCGGTACGTTGTCGCCCAGGGATGTATATTGGCAGTACCTCATCTAAAGGGTTACACCACTTAGTCTATGAAGTGGTTGATAATAGTGTAGATGAAGCCTTAGCTGGTTATTGTACACATATAGAAGTGACCATTAATGAAGATAATAGTGTAACGGTTGTTGATGATGGTCGTGGTATTCCTTGTGGTATGCATGAAACAGGGGTGCCAGCTGTTGAGTTGGTATTGACGAAGCTTCATGCAGGCGGTAAATTTGGCGGTGGTGGCTACAAAGTATCTGGTGGTCTTCATGGTGTAGGGATTTCCGTAGTCAATGCGTTAAGTGAATGGACGATTGTTAAAGTTCGTCAAGATGGTAAGGAACATGAAATCACCTTTGAACGTGGCTATTTAAAATCACCATTAAAAGTCATTGGTGAAGCTACCGATACAGGGACAACAGTTATTTTTAAACCAGATGCTGAAATTTTTGAAACGACTGTATTTGATTTTGCTGTACTTCGCACTCGTTTACAAGAATTAGCTTTTTTAAATAAAGGGTTGCGCATTACGTTAAGTGACAAACGAGCAGAAGAACCAATCGTAGAAAGCTTTATGTATGAAGGTGGCATCGTATCCTTTGTAGAATTCTTAAATGAAAATAAGGATGTTGTGAATCCTACCATTATTGATGTGGAAAATACGCGTGATGATGTAGTGGTGGATGTAGCTTTCCAATATAATGATGGTTATAGTGAAAACTTATTATCTTTTGTCAATAATATTAATACGATTGATGGTGGTACTCATTTAAGTGGTTTCCGCAGTGCGTTAACACGTACCTTAAATGATTATGGTCGTAAAGCCGGTCTTATTAAAGAGAATGAAAGCAATTTATCAGGCGATGATGTGCGTGAAGGCTTAACAGCGGTTGTAAGTGTAAAAGTATTAAATCCACAATTTGAAGGCCAAACAAAGGCTAAACTTGGCAATAGTGAAGTAAAAGGCATTACTGATACTGTTGTATCAGAAGGGTTAAAAACATTCTTAGAAGAACATCCAGCAGAAGCTAAACGTATTATTGATAAAGCAACTACGGCGAATCGGGCTCGTGAAGCAGCTCGTAAAGCGCGTGAATTAACACGTCGTAAAAATGCGTTAGAAATTAGTTCTTTACCTGGTAAATTAGCTGATTGCTCGGAAAAAGATCCAATGATGACTGAAATTTATTTAGTCGAAGGGGATTCGGCGGGCGGTAGTGCTAAGCAAGGTCGTGATCGTCGCTATCAAGCTATTTTGCCATTGCGCGGTAAGATTTTAAATGTAGAAAAAGCTCGTTTAGATAAAATTTTAGCTAATAATGAAATTCGCTCTATGATTACAGCTTTTGGTACGGGGATTGGGGAAGAATTTGATTTAGCCAAGAGTCGTTATCATAAAATCATTATTATGACAGATGCGGATGTGGACGGCGCCCATATTCGTACATTATTACTAACATTCTTCTATCGCTATATGAAGCCATTGATTGAAGAAGGGCGCGTATATATTGCGCAACCACCTTTATATCAAATTAAAAAAGGTAAAGGTCATTGGTATGTATATAGTGATGCTGAAATGGCAGCTAAGCTCGATGAAATTGGTCGTGATAATATTACGATTCAACGTTACAAAGGTCTTGGGGAAATGAATCCAGAACAACTTTGGGAAACAACGATGAATCCTGAAAATCGTACTATTTTGCAAGTGAGCTTAGAAGATTCTATTGAGGCGGATAAAATTTTCAGTGTTCTCATGGGTGATAAGGTAGAACCACGCCGTAAATTCATTGAAGACAATGCAAAATTAGTTCGTAATCTGGATTTATAA
- a CDS encoding DUF721 domain-containing protein translates to MKSEESETDKRQINPDFTNQIETNSVMEYVSSITDTHRSAGPVGYKADTYLSQYDPHLKTKYNQFKVFQIFAVMRLYQDWPNVVGPLLAKQTRLLAIQPPILKVAALNSPCLQQLQMMKRQLLQKINAYYGKTLMTDIELSMYKQSYIKEEGVLAYGATQATETYERPLLDFEAISLSEAELATIEQVVTHISEPSMRETFREAQIKQYKKTKYLKAHGYHPCAHCDSLVGPTDTVCMACTLKAKEQAEYEYRQRIEAIKTLLFEQPYLVYDDVCKLIIPCAMADYQLAHRECVYFFRNRVIREASDDNYDIYMLLMLITHKKAQQLDKGFVQNAIKKMRFQYEQKRTHYERH, encoded by the coding sequence ATGAAGAGCGAAGAGTCGGAGACTGATAAGCGACAGATAAATCCTGATTTTACTAATCAAATAGAAACTAATTCTGTTATGGAGTATGTGTCATCCATTACTGATACACATCGATCAGCAGGACCTGTTGGTTATAAAGCTGATACATATCTTTCACAATATGATCCCCATTTAAAGACTAAGTATAATCAGTTTAAAGTATTCCAAATCTTTGCTGTTATGCGTCTATACCAAGATTGGCCTAATGTGGTGGGTCCTTTACTGGCTAAACAAACTCGATTATTAGCGATACAGCCACCAATTTTAAAAGTTGCCGCTTTAAACTCCCCTTGTTTGCAACAATTGCAGATGATGAAACGACAATTGCTACAAAAAATTAATGCATATTATGGAAAGACTCTTATGACGGATATAGAACTTTCTATGTATAAGCAAAGTTATATCAAAGAAGAGGGCGTATTAGCTTATGGGGCAACTCAGGCTACGGAAACTTATGAACGACCCCTATTAGATTTTGAGGCTATTTCTTTGAGTGAAGCTGAACTTGCCACTATAGAACAGGTAGTTACCCATATTTCAGAACCGTCTATGCGTGAAACGTTTAGAGAAGCGCAAATCAAACAGTATAAGAAAACTAAGTATTTAAAGGCGCATGGCTATCATCCATGTGCTCATTGTGATTCCTTAGTAGGGCCAACTGATACAGTGTGTATGGCTTGTACTTTAAAAGCTAAAGAACAGGCTGAGTATGAGTATAGACAGCGTATTGAAGCAATTAAAACTCTGTTATTTGAACAACCATACTTAGTGTATGATGATGTATGTAAGCTGATTATACCTTGTGCTATGGCTGATTATCAGTTAGCTCACAGAGAGTGCGTGTATTTTTTTAGAAATCGAGTTATTCGTGAAGCATCAGATGATAATTATGATATATATATGTTACTTATGTTGATTACTCATAAAAAAGCACAACAATTAGATAAAGGCTTTGTCCAAAATGCAATAAAAAAAATGCGTTTTCAATATGAACAAAAACGCACTCATTATGAACGTCATTAA
- the recF gene encoding DNA replication/repair protein RecF (All proteins in this family for which functions are known are DNA-binding proteins that assist the filamentation of RecA onto DNA for the initiation of recombination or recombinational repair.), with translation MNIHSLELVNFRNYKQASWTFPPHIIVLYGPNGVGKSNMLEALYVSTIGKSYRTNDTQDLLQFGASEAGIIVEFIKKETKQKINLRLSGKEKKDIRLNGNRILQKELMGTLNTVIFSPEDLQLIKGSPSLRRRFLDIEISQTSALYYQQLRMYNKILQQRNKVLKDSYGKTTVSLAEWDYQLAEAGSFIIKKRLDSLRKINLLLDLMNRRLTGGKENLKLTYEQQQANGAYITEADAFYEQLQANLAVDRHRMNTSFGPHRDDLGFFSGPIDLKRFGSQGQQRTAILSLKLSELEYIKSEVGEYPILLLDDVLSELDKERRQNLLQFIHKRIQTFITTTDLEEVQHLTDVALVNCERR, from the coding sequence GTGAATATTCACTCTTTAGAGCTCGTTAATTTTCGTAACTATAAACAAGCTAGTTGGACATTTCCTCCACATATTATTGTTCTTTATGGCCCTAATGGGGTAGGGAAAAGTAATATGTTAGAAGCCCTTTATGTCAGTACGATTGGTAAAAGTTATCGTACCAATGATACACAAGATTTATTACAATTTGGGGCTAGTGAAGCTGGCATTATTGTAGAATTTATAAAAAAAGAGACGAAGCAAAAAATTAATTTACGTTTAAGCGGTAAGGAAAAAAAGGATATTCGCTTAAATGGAAATCGTATTTTGCAAAAGGAATTAATGGGTACCTTAAATACGGTCATTTTTAGTCCCGAGGATTTACAATTAATTAAGGGGAGTCCATCCTTACGTCGTCGCTTTTTAGATATTGAAATTTCACAAACCAGTGCTTTATATTATCAGCAATTGAGAATGTATAATAAAATTTTGCAACAACGTAATAAAGTGCTTAAAGATTCTTATGGTAAGACAACGGTGTCGTTAGCTGAATGGGATTATCAATTAGCTGAAGCAGGTTCTTTTATTATAAAAAAACGGCTTGATAGTTTACGGAAGATTAATTTACTCTTAGATTTAATGAATCGTCGTTTAACTGGTGGCAAGGAAAATTTAAAATTAACCTATGAGCAACAACAAGCTAATGGTGCTTATATAACTGAAGCAGATGCTTTTTATGAACAATTACAGGCTAATTTAGCTGTTGATCGGCATCGTATGAATACATCCTTTGGTCCTCATCGTGATGATTTAGGCTTTTTTTCAGGGCCGATTGATTTAAAACGATTTGGTTCACAAGGGCAACAACGAACAGCTATTTTATCACTTAAATTAAGTGAATTAGAATATATTAAGTCAGAAGTGGGCGAATATCCTATTTTATTGCTTGATGATGTCTTAAGTGAGCTTGATAAGGAACGACGACAGAATTTATTACAATTTATTCATAAGCGGATTCAAACCTTTATTACTACGACTGATTTAGAAGAAGTGCAGCATTTAACGGATGTAGCGTTAGTCAATTGTGAAAGGCGGTGA
- a CDS encoding RNA-binding S4 domain-containing protein: MKMKEEPIQVEIHTPYIKLDQLLKFEQIIGTGGQVKFLLDDEKITVNGELCHEKRKKIYPDDIVKIQGIGTLLVVKEEADE; the protein is encoded by the coding sequence ATGAAAATGAAAGAGGAACCAATTCAAGTTGAAATTCATACCCCGTATATTAAATTAGATCAATTATTAAAGTTTGAACAAATTATTGGAACTGGTGGGCAAGTTAAGTTTTTATTAGATGATGAAAAAATTACGGTTAATGGTGAACTTTGCCATGAAAAACGTAAGAAAATTTATCCTGATGATATTGTAAAAATTCAAGGAATTGGCACATTATTAGTCGTTAAAGAGGAGGCTGACGAGTGA
- the dnaN gene encoding DNA polymerase III subunit beta has translation MKIQFSKDTLQKALNALAKVSQNKTSSNLPGAIYMTTKNGKVEMQANDYEIGIRITIDANIIEEGTIVLSTRYFQEWVRKTPTDTITLESNEDTKQLLLSSESSQFNLIMMDPSEFNLVEQIHDEYHIDVDGEQFKQMIDLTNYAAASDDDRPIFTGALLEGEGTHLTMVATDTHRMAVKKITLSEAMPSAMRILIPTKTLAEVSRLLPTDQPTMVRIIWNRTNVVFLFDTIYLFSRLIEGQYPDYEKVIPSQFDSNAILNSRDFAGAVDRVSLLAKDASYNVIRYDWNDKEVTLSTQNAEIGMAKEEVLCEFNGTPFTISFNGRYIGDILRHSSGDRIHLYLKQNGPVVIRQDDNPNYTYVVTPVRTN, from the coding sequence ATGAAAATTCAATTTTCAAAAGACACATTACAAAAAGCACTCAATGCATTAGCCAAGGTAAGTCAAAATAAAACAAGTTCCAATTTACCAGGTGCTATTTATATGACAACTAAAAATGGTAAAGTAGAAATGCAAGCCAATGATTATGAAATTGGTATTCGCATTACTATTGATGCCAATATTATTGAAGAAGGAACTATCGTATTGAGTACTCGTTACTTCCAAGAATGGGTTCGTAAAACACCAACAGATACGATTACCTTAGAATCTAATGAAGACACTAAACAATTATTGCTCAGTTCTGAAAGCTCGCAATTTAACTTAATCATGATGGATCCTAGTGAATTTAATTTGGTAGAACAAATTCATGATGAATACCATATTGATGTAGATGGTGAACAATTTAAGCAAATGATTGATTTGACCAACTATGCGGCCGCTAGTGATGATGATCGTCCTATTTTTACAGGTGCTTTATTAGAAGGTGAAGGCACTCATTTAACCATGGTGGCTACAGATACACATCGTATGGCCGTAAAAAAAATTACTTTATCAGAAGCTATGCCATCAGCTATGCGTATTCTAATACCTACTAAAACATTGGCGGAAGTATCACGTTTATTGCCAACAGATCAACCAACTATGGTTCGTATTATCTGGAATCGTACGAATGTGGTCTTCTTATTTGATACTATTTATTTATTCTCTCGTTTAATAGAAGGTCAATATCCTGATTATGAAAAAGTAATTCCTTCTCAATTTGATTCCAATGCTATATTAAATAGTCGGGATTTTGCTGGTGCTGTTGATCGTGTATCTTTATTAGCTAAAGATGCTAGCTATAATGTCATTCGCTATGATTGGAATGATAAAGAAGTGACCTTATCAACACAAAATGCTGAAATTGGTATGGCTAAAGAAGAAGTTCTTTGTGAATTTAATGGCACCCCATTTACGATTTCCTTTAATGGCCGTTATATTGGTGATATTTTACGTCATAGTAGTGGTGATCGTATTCATTTGTATTTAAAACAAAATGGTCCTGTTGTTATCCGTCAAGACGATAATCCAAATTATACCTATGTTGTAACACCAGTGCGTACTAATTAA
- the dnaA gene encoding chromosomal replication initiator protein DnaA has product MSNINLNDFWNKVREDIENTLPKQILESTILRLLPLTLDEASKTLTLTTMQSYIRDFIEKEPMINTAFRNSVNNIWQRLSQNNSTLTIIITTVGDKEPTIVSESKETVPTDEFPPTITSYTGTPYESEPLTNQLPTEPISNGYEQLAQRYGLPPISNKPSQVVTSSPTYDEPIRIETTHKKSMIDGKRPYIPEEPAMGSDSLFPHLETADTPQPDANTILNENNKSILQLNPAYTFDTFIPGGSSQMAYVAAQNIAENPATRYNPFFIYGKSGLGKTHLMHAIGNEIKRRYPSLRIMCITSENFLNLFVQAIRFKKNEEFRNTFRKVDVLLIDDIQFIQDNRYAGTQMEFFHTFNALTDGKKQIVLTSDTLPQDMDQMEDRLKTRFNSGLVVTIEPPNSETLEAITKSYIDKQRERLHDLWIPNEVIRFFGTTYYNRSVRDLQGALIKLISAAEMEQKLDQITVEYARYVLRDLIPETEETILSITYIQDFIADYFKIKKELLVGQKRNKQYAHPRQIAMYLCRELINESYPQISQAFGKKDHTTAIHAYTKISEDMEKNADLKRMISDIISKINGHN; this is encoded by the coding sequence ATGTCAAACATAAATCTTAATGATTTTTGGAACAAGGTGCGTGAAGATATTGAAAACACATTACCAAAACAAATTTTAGAGAGCACCATTCTTCGCTTATTGCCTCTCACCTTAGATGAAGCAAGCAAAACACTTACCTTAACGACAATGCAATCATATATTAGGGATTTCATTGAAAAAGAACCAATGATTAATACTGCATTTCGTAATTCAGTAAATAATATTTGGCAACGGCTATCACAAAATAACTCTACTCTTACCATTATTATTACAACAGTGGGTGATAAAGAACCTACTATTGTTAGTGAATCAAAAGAGACTGTGCCCACCGATGAATTCCCTCCAACCATAACGTCTTATACAGGCACACCTTACGAATCAGAACCATTAACCAACCAGCTTCCTACTGAGCCTATATCCAATGGTTATGAGCAATTAGCACAGCGTTATGGCTTACCGCCTATTAGTAATAAACCCTCGCAAGTAGTGACTTCATCACCGACCTATGATGAACCAATTCGAATAGAGACGACACATAAGAAATCAATGATTGATGGTAAACGTCCCTATATACCTGAAGAACCAGCTATGGGATCTGATTCGTTATTTCCTCATTTAGAAACGGCTGATACACCCCAGCCAGATGCCAATACAATTTTAAATGAAAACAATAAATCAATTTTGCAATTAAACCCAGCCTATACATTTGATACCTTTATTCCTGGTGGTTCCAGTCAAATGGCCTATGTTGCCGCACAAAATATTGCTGAAAATCCAGCCACTCGCTATAATCCATTCTTTATTTATGGTAAATCTGGATTAGGTAAAACACATCTAATGCACGCAATTGGTAATGAAATAAAACGTCGTTATCCATCACTTCGAATAATGTGTATTACCAGTGAAAATTTCTTAAATCTATTTGTGCAGGCCATCCGTTTTAAAAAGAATGAAGAATTTCGCAATACCTTCCGCAAAGTAGATGTTCTATTAATTGATGATATTCAGTTTATTCAGGATAATCGCTATGCCGGGACTCAAATGGAATTTTTCCATACCTTTAATGCCTTAACCGATGGCAAAAAGCAAATCGTATTGACCAGTGATACCTTACCTCAAGACATGGACCAAATGGAAGATCGTTTAAAAACTCGTTTTAATTCAGGTTTAGTTGTTACTATTGAACCACCTAATTCAGAAACTTTAGAGGCTATTACTAAGTCCTATATAGATAAACAACGAGAACGTTTACATGATCTATGGATTCCTAATGAAGTCATTCGCTTCTTTGGTACCACCTATTATAATCGCAGTGTTCGTGATTTACAGGGTGCCCTTATTAAATTAATTAGCGCTGCTGAAATGGAACAAAAATTAGATCAAATTACAGTTGAATATGCTCGTTATGTATTACGTGATTTAATTCCTGAAACAGAAGAAACTATTTTATCCATTACTTACATTCAAGACTTTATTGCTGATTATTTCAAAATTAAGAAAGAACTATTAGTAGGACAAAAACGAAATAAGCAATATGCTCATCCTCGACAAATCGCCATGTATCTATGTCGTGAACTAATTAATGAAAGTTATCCACAAATTTCACAAGCCTTTGGCAAAAAAGACCATACTACTGCGATTCATGCCTATACTAAAATCAGTGAAGATATGGAAAAGAATGCTGATTTAAAGCGGATGATAAGCGATATCATCAGTAAAATTAACGGTCATAATTAA
- the rpmH gene encoding 50S ribosomal protein L34, translating into MKRTYQPNTLWRKRTHGFRERMKTIGGRLVLKRRRAKGRKKLSA; encoded by the coding sequence ATGAAACGTACATATCAGCCAAATACGCTTTGGAGAAAACGTACTCATGGTTTCCGTGAACGTATGAAGACTATTGGCGGTCGTCTTGTTTTGAAAAGACGTCGTGCTAAAGGCAGAAAGAAATTGTCTGCATAA
- the rnpA gene encoding ribonuclease P protein component: protein MSELTFTLDKARRIRKNNEYRLVYKHGNYEVGRLCVVYRMPVAKQPTRIGFVTGKKVGGAVERNRARRLMKEVYRLNQHAIREGYAIVVVGRARMAEATYEQARKEMMYLFKKSKLLKNSDT from the coding sequence ATGAGTGAATTAACGTTTACCCTAGATAAAGCACGAAGAATTCGTAAAAATAATGAATATCGTCTTGTCTATAAACATGGCAATTATGAAGTAGGTCGCCTTTGTGTGGTCTATCGTATGCCAGTAGCTAAACAACCAACCCGTATTGGTTTTGTAACGGGGAAAAAGGTTGGTGGTGCTGTGGAACGTAATCGTGCTCGACGTTTGATGAAAGAGGTATATCGCCTCAATCAGCATGCTATTAGAGAAGGGTATGCCATTGTGGTAGTCGGTCGTGCTCGTATGGCTGAAGCTACTTATGAGCAAGCGCGTAAAGAGATGATGTATCTTTTTAAGAAAAGTAAACTATTGAAAAATAGTGATACTTAG
- the yidD gene encoding membrane protein insertion efficiency factor YidD — MQRSITLLMGALNWLFIGLVQFYRYGISPLKPKTCRFYPSCSTYTLEALRKYGPFKGSYLGIRRILRCHPFNPGGYDPLP; from the coding sequence ATGCAACGCAGTATAACCTTATTAATGGGCGCATTAAATTGGCTATTCATTGGATTGGTGCAATTTTATCGCTATGGAATCTCTCCATTGAAGCCTAAAACTTGTCGATTTTATCCCTCATGTTCGACGTATACCTTGGAAGCATTACGCAAATATGGACCTTTTAAAGGCAGTTATTTAGGAATTCGGCGCATTTTACGTTGTCACCCTTTTAATCCTGGTGGCTACGATCCTCTTCCGTAA
- a CDS encoding YidC/Oxa1 family membrane protein insertase, whose product MEIFQVLVDFMRTLLTYCYNLTQAIGFPSYGIAIIILTIAIKAVLAPLTAKQVKSMKGMQKLQPKMKEIQKKYKNDPQRAQQEIAKMYKELGVNPLSGCLPLLVQMPFLIAIFYALQGYPYDPAYESFLWLPSLGEADHLYILPVLSALSTFVMSKQTAGDNSGVAAGQQKVMQIFMPLFIGYISLNFPSGLVIYWVVSNVFQMIQQFFIYRNDNKEA is encoded by the coding sequence TTGGAAATTTTTCAGGTATTAGTTGATTTTATGCGAACCTTGCTTACGTATTGCTATAATCTTACGCAAGCGATTGGGTTCCCAAGCTATGGTATAGCGATTATTATTTTAACCATTGCTATTAAAGCTGTATTAGCACCATTAACGGCAAAGCAGGTTAAATCCATGAAGGGCATGCAAAAGTTGCAGCCTAAGATGAAAGAAATTCAAAAGAAATATAAGAATGATCCACAAAGAGCACAACAAGAAATTGCTAAAATGTATAAAGAATTAGGGGTTAACCCGTTATCTGGTTGTTTGCCATTACTTGTACAAATGCCATTCTTAATTGCTATTTTCTATGCCTTACAAGGGTATCCATATGATCCAGCTTATGAAAGTTTCTTATGGTTGCCAAGTTTGGGTGAAGCGGATCATTTGTATATTTTACCGGTTTTGAGTGCTCTTTCTACATTTGTAATGAGTAAACAGACTGCTGGTGATAATTCTGGCGTAGCGGCAGGGCAACAGAAAGTTATGCAAATTTTCATGCCTCTTTTCATTGGTTACATCAGTTTGAATTTCCCAAGTGGTTTGGTTATTTACTGGGTTGTATCAAATGTATTCCAAATGATTCAGCAGTTCTTTATCTATCGTAATGATAATAAGGAGGCTTAA
- the jag gene encoding RNA-binding cell elongation regulator Jag/EloR, which yields MDYIEISAKTIEAAVAKGTEQLKADGKVVADTKVLEQPSSGFLGIGRRDALVRLYFEEAPVTEKIAQTVNETVNTVAEEVSIAVADVKVAVDEAKENVADTVETTVEAATEVASEVVASVKPQREAISKEEQIRIADKGKQFLQDMFAKMGLAVQIEKMMTADKITFQIHGEELGILIGKHGQTLDAIQYLTNLVANKEVAGHCHIVVDVENYRARREETLVNLAKRLASKVKRNRQKISLEPMSAFERKIIHLTLQNEPHIVTDSEGEEPYRHVVIAYKR from the coding sequence ATGGATTATATTGAAATTTCGGCAAAAACCATCGAAGCTGCTGTAGCTAAAGGTACAGAACAGCTTAAAGCCGATGGTAAAGTAGTAGCTGATACAAAAGTCCTAGAACAACCATCCAGTGGTTTTTTAGGTATTGGTCGTCGTGATGCGTTAGTGCGTTTATATTTTGAAGAAGCACCAGTAACAGAAAAAATAGCACAAACAGTTAATGAAACAGTAAATACGGTAGCCGAAGAAGTATCTATAGCGGTGGCCGATGTTAAAGTAGCTGTTGATGAGGCTAAAGAAAATGTAGCTGACACTGTTGAAACAACCGTAGAAGCAGCTACGGAAGTAGCCTCTGAAGTGGTAGCTTCTGTAAAACCACAGCGTGAAGCGATTTCAAAAGAAGAACAAATCCGTATTGCTGATAAAGGTAAACAATTCTTACAAGATATGTTTGCTAAGATGGGCTTAGCTGTGCAGATTGAAAAAATGATGACGGCCGATAAGATTACGTTCCAGATTCATGGCGAAGAATTAGGAATTTTGATTGGTAAACATGGTCAAACCTTAGATGCTATTCAATATTTAACTAATTTAGTGGCTAATAAAGAAGTCGCTGGTCATTGCCATATCGTGGTTGATGTAGAAAATTATCGAGCTCGTCGTGAAGAAACGTTAGTGAATTTAGCGAAACGTTTAGCTTCAAAGGTAAAACGAAATCGTCAAAAGATTTCGTTAGAACCAATGAGTGCATTTGAACGTAAAATTATTCATTTAACACTTCAAAATGAACCACATATTGTGACTGATAGTGAAGGTGAAGAACCATATCGTCACGTAGTCATTGCTTATAAACGATAA